aaataattttcattttcattcAAAATATGttccatttttaaaaaaattgttaaataatcgTTATCAAGAGTACTTTTATGCCCCTTTAAACCAAATCTTTCAGTAAATTCACATATATTATTTGCTACATTGGAAAAAGAACAAATGTTGTCAAAATGTTTAATTGTAGTATTATTCATAATGGTTGATATTGATAACTTTGTTTTTGTAACAATAATTTCGAGATTTTTTGAATTCAGTCTAAGACTTAATCGTAGATTTccataataattattatcacTAAGATGAATTTCCCAAAatgaattagaaaaataattatcttcaaatggcaaactttttaaattcaaattATCTAGGTgaaattttctaatttttgtaaaagcGGCAatctaaatttaaaaaaaaatgtttaataaataatatattatattacattCCAAGTTATGTTTAATTTGGCAGTATCAAAATAAGTACaacaaaaatttgaatatgcaCTTTGTGTCACAGAGTCTGTCATATCGCAAGCATAAAATATTGTcaaaatttgatttaaataagaaatctacaaaataatatcaattatatataatcagATCGATGACTTTTTAGATATACTGTTTCTTTTCtttcatttaaaaactatgaaaaatcaaataaaggATGACTTTgttgtttattattaaagaatacATATCTTGCTAAAGTCCAAAATAAATAGTTACTCAAACTgctttttatagaaaaaaagattatagtgttattttatgatgtatattcaaatatataacttttcaAATAAGCTACCTTTTTGTTCATTGTTAACATTGTTTccattttaacataaatgATTATAACAAATGCTTGTGAAACTTTTATAAGTAGCACttggttaaaaaaaatcatccATTTTTATTGGCAATGAAGTTATTCTCAAAAGATTTTAGTTACTATATTACATATACAAAGCATTATtcgtataaaaataaataattttaaatttaaaaataataaatgttagaaatattttgatcTTTAACTACTTTTACTACTAATTGGAACCAAAAAAGATTACCTTTCGGCCTCCCCATGCAGTCATGTCCGAGCGGTTAAGGAGAGTGATTAGAAATCACTTGGGCTTTGCCCGCGCAGGTTCGAATCCTGCTGACTGcgaatcatttttatattaatttactatattatgtacataataaaaatcactttaatatataaatttaacgaaaaaaaagtttttgtaTAGATAAATAATCAATAGagttacaaaattttttaatattcaagAAACGATACAAATTAAAGTGTcactatattttttatcctATGTTTAGAATTACAAATATTAGGAGAAACTATGATCTAGAAGTTAGTTTTATCTTCAACAACAACATTTTTGGCTTCCTTCTTAGTGTCCTTTGATACATAGCTTCCAGGAACAATGTAACCAAAAATATTTCTGCGTCCAATCATCTCACCAACGAAGAACCAAAATACGATCTCTAATCCAACGGCAGAGTAAACGAGAAATTcctaaaaaatttgataataagattaatgtatttttaaaatataagtaCATACTTTAACAGAAAGATTTCTATATTGTTTTGTCTCAATGgcatttaaaagatttttccAGTCACGTCGAATAGCTGGAATATCAGCACTATTTGGTGGAGCAAGTTCTTTCTTagctattttttttaaaagttcaCATCTTCTTggaaattgatttttttggTAACGATAAAGTACACCAGTCATATTGGCTATTTTTTCAAACATATTTAACTTTCTGGTAGCCATTTTGATAGATAGTT
This Strongyloides ratti genome assembly S_ratti_ED321, chromosome : 2 DNA region includes the following protein-coding sequences:
- a CDS encoding ATP synthase, H+ transporting, mitochondrial F0 complex, subunit g, producing MATRKLNMFEKIANMTGVLYRYQKNQFPRRCELLKKIAKKELAPPNSADIPAIRRDWKNLLNAIETKQYRNLSVKEFLVYSAVGLEIVFWFFVGEMIGRRNIFGYIVPGSYVSKDTKKEAKNVVVEDKTNF